Proteins encoded within one genomic window of Spirochaeta isovalerica:
- the tilS gene encoding tRNA lysidine(34) synthetase TilS — MSSTEKNLPEKVLVFLRNHKIEEGTMCLVALSGGPDSTALFRAMVSLRDQLSVGIGAAYVNHGMREKSELDREDQFVRNLSEKYHVPLFVKGIPPGKIKSLSSLEQRSTEEVAREYRYSHFSSVLKQFDKSCLLLGHNLDDQFETIITRFFQGNGTAGLKGIPHRNDPILRPLIHIRKSEILAYLHDIGQDWCFDPSNAESDYLRNKVRNKLVPVLEDIFPGMEKALLKQEKLFTDLDSHFEKKSEEMVIVSENNKVSVDIESFNECNAFVRRKILYRLFDRIFPGDTKGYRLPSGFFHPFLKGSLTSGKVYSRAHGVLIECQAGRLIMRVDEGMERGYFHVISHEQTFVANKYRIRRHFKEGIPLLTVENSPVFFRSAVEGDSIETEQGNRKIKELFRQWGIEMSERSLVPVIEDPLGVVAVLGELAGFRNIHRKKKMNAPEKFNILYLEVGKET, encoded by the coding sequence ATGAGCTCAACAGAAAAAAACCTTCCTGAAAAAGTTCTGGTTTTTCTCAGAAATCATAAAATTGAAGAAGGGACCATGTGCCTGGTGGCCCTATCCGGAGGTCCGGATTCAACAGCTTTGTTCCGGGCTATGGTTTCACTGCGTGATCAACTATCAGTAGGCATCGGAGCCGCATATGTAAATCATGGCATGAGGGAGAAGAGCGAGCTCGATCGGGAAGATCAGTTTGTCAGAAACCTCTCGGAAAAGTATCATGTCCCCTTATTTGTAAAAGGAATTCCTCCTGGAAAGATTAAATCCCTTTCTTCTCTAGAACAGAGGAGCACTGAAGAGGTTGCCAGAGAATACCGATATTCTCATTTTTCATCTGTTCTGAAGCAGTTTGACAAATCCTGTCTGCTCTTGGGTCATAATCTTGATGACCAGTTCGAGACGATTATAACCCGTTTCTTCCAGGGTAACGGAACAGCCGGTTTAAAGGGAATCCCCCATAGAAATGATCCTATTCTAAGGCCTTTAATCCATATCCGGAAAAGCGAGATTCTCGCTTATCTTCATGATATCGGGCAGGATTGGTGTTTTGATCCCTCAAACGCTGAAAGTGATTACCTGAGAAACAAAGTCCGTAATAAACTTGTCCCTGTTCTGGAAGATATTTTTCCGGGAATGGAAAAAGCGCTGCTGAAACAGGAAAAGCTCTTTACAGATCTTGATAGCCATTTTGAAAAAAAGAGCGAAGAGATGGTTATTGTTTCGGAAAATAATAAGGTTTCGGTGGACATCGAGTCTTTCAATGAATGCAATGCTTTCGTTCGCAGAAAAATCCTTTACAGGCTTTTCGACCGGATTTTTCCCGGAGATACGAAAGGCTATCGTCTTCCTTCAGGCTTTTTTCATCCTTTTTTAAAGGGGAGTTTGACTTCAGGAAAAGTTTATTCCCGGGCTCATGGCGTTCTGATTGAATGTCAGGCCGGCAGACTGATTATGCGGGTCGATGAAGGCATGGAACGTGGTTATTTTCATGTTATTTCCCATGAGCAGACCTTTGTTGCGAATAAGTATCGGATACGGCGTCATTTTAAAGAAGGGATCCCTTTATTGACTGTAGAAAATTCTCCGGTATTTTTCCGGTCGGCGGTAGAAGGAGACAGCATCGAAACTGAGCAGGGGAATCGAAAGATAAAAGAACTTTTCAGACAATGGGGCATCGAAATGTCTGAACGATCTCTGGTTCCCGTCATTGAAGATCCTCTAGGAGTTGTAGCCGTTTTGGGAGAGCTGGCGGGTTTCAGAAACATCCACCGTAAGAAAAAAATGAATGCGCCGGAAAAATTTAATATATTATACTTAGAGGTAGGAAAAGAAACGTAA
- the pth gene encoding aminoacyl-tRNA hydrolase, giving the protein MDLLVIGLGNPGRKYENNRHNVGYKVVELLSRELDLSYKKRFLKPYLYCYSEYKGNRIVLVKPLTYMNLSGNIFPDLLKKFKMKRENLLVLCDNLDLPPGRCKFKLKGSPAAHNGLKSISGVLESSEYMRIFIGIGHPGHRDLVRDYVIGDPDEQEWPLYGDSYRACAKAVLEICDDKLDKVMNELNRKKPS; this is encoded by the coding sequence CTGGATCTGCTAGTTATCGGCCTGGGTAATCCAGGCCGGAAATATGAAAACAACCGGCATAATGTCGGTTACAAAGTTGTCGAGCTCCTGTCCAGGGAGCTTGATCTTTCTTACAAAAAAAGGTTTTTGAAACCTTATCTTTACTGTTATTCAGAGTACAAAGGGAACAGAATTGTTCTTGTCAAACCTCTCACCTATATGAATCTTTCAGGAAATATATTTCCGGATCTTTTGAAAAAATTTAAAATGAAAAGAGAAAACCTGCTGGTTCTCTGCGACAATCTCGATCTTCCTCCGGGACGGTGTAAATTTAAGCTAAAAGGTTCGCCTGCGGCGCACAATGGCCTGAAATCTATCAGCGGTGTTCTTGAAAGTTCTGAATATATGAGGATATTTATCGGGATCGGCCATCCCGGCCATCGTGATCTCGTCAGGGATTATGTTATCGGAGATCCCGATGAGCAGGAATGGCCTTTGTACGGAGATTCATACCGGGCCTGTGCCAAAGCGGTTCTCGAGATCTGCGATGATAAACTTGATAAGGTGATGAATGAGCTCAACAGAAAAAAACCTTCCTGA
- a CDS encoding 50S ribosomal protein L25: MEHKTLSVELRNEFGKGPAGRMRSEGKIPAVIYGAHDNRNITVNEREFTKKFKTISENTIITLDFGKDSCEVLIKDFQEDIVRSRIDHLDFYEIEKGKKLKTHVPVVLTGNSPGVKEGGILVQKISEVEVECLPKDLPEQIEVNLDGLDVGHSIHVGDIAGISGVTIMASENQTIVVVNHPKGTTAASTEEDEEEVVAGEEE; encoded by the coding sequence ATGGAGCATAAGACTCTTTCCGTTGAGCTTCGTAACGAGTTCGGTAAGGGACCGGCCGGTAGAATGAGAAGTGAAGGAAAAATCCCTGCAGTTATTTATGGTGCGCACGACAACAGAAACATCACTGTAAATGAAAGAGAATTTACCAAGAAATTCAAAACGATTTCTGAAAATACAATCATTACTCTCGATTTCGGTAAGGACTCCTGTGAAGTTCTTATCAAAGATTTCCAGGAAGATATTGTAAGAAGCAGAATTGACCATCTCGATTTCTACGAAATTGAAAAAGGGAAAAAACTGAAAACACACGTTCCTGTAGTCCTTACAGGAAACTCTCCCGGAGTGAAAGAAGGCGGTATCCTCGTTCAGAAAATTTCTGAAGTCGAAGTTGAATGTCTTCCCAAAGACCTTCCCGAACAGATTGAAGTCAACCTCGACGGTCTCGACGTCGGACATTCCATTCACGTTGGAGATATCGCTGGTATCAGCGGTGTGACAATCATGGCTTCCGAGAACCAGACAATCGTTGTTGTTAATCATCCCAAGGGAACAACTGCAGCTTCAACTGAAGAAGATGAAGAAGAAGTTGTTGCCGGAGAAGAAGAGTAG
- the spoVG gene encoding septation regulator SpoVG codes for MDITDIRIRKVNADGKLKAYVTVTFDESFVVHNVKVIEGENGIFIAMPSRRTKNGEYKDVAHPINTDFRAVLQDRILDEYNKIGDSDEVPADE; via the coding sequence ATGGATATTACTGACATCCGCATACGCAAAGTTAATGCTGACGGAAAACTGAAAGCTTATGTAACGGTTACTTTTGATGAATCCTTTGTGGTTCATAATGTGAAGGTGATCGAAGGTGAGAACGGCATTTTCATCGCTATGCCCAGCAGGCGTACAAAAAACGGTGAATACAAAGACGTTGCTCATCCCATCAATACGGATTTCAGGGCTGTATTACAGGACCGGATCCTTGATGAGTACAATAAAATCGGAGACTCGGACGAAGTTCCTGCTGATGAATAA